A window of Apium graveolens cultivar Ventura chromosome 8, ASM990537v1, whole genome shotgun sequence contains these coding sequences:
- the LOC141680053 gene encoding uncharacterized protein LOC141680053 translates to MTPVRQPPPLPHHKMINFIAGGSEVCESTYSQAKRAYRETDIRVTQVGVGNDSLPSLMFDESDKRNIREPQQDGLVISLPVGNCLIKRILVDNGSAANIMMLRTLTQMGLAESDMIKKSTTLVGFSGETKRTLGEITLPTYAQGVNLLEILYNRCRLDIQHNHGKALDS, encoded by the coding sequence ATGACACCAGTAAGACAACCACCTCCTTTACCACATCACAAAATGATTAACTTCATTGCGGGTGGATCAGAGGTATGTGAATCAACATATTCACAAGCTAAAAGAGCATACAGAGAAACAGACATACGAGTTACACAAGTGGGAGTTGGTAATGATAGTTTGCCATCTTTAATGTTTGACGAGTCAGACAAGAGGAACATACGTGAACCGCAACAAGACGGACTAGTCATCTCACTACCTGTGGGAAATTGCTTAATCAAAAGAATATTGGTGGACAATGGGAGCGCCGCCAATATCATGATGCTTAGAACTCTAACACAAATGGGATTAGCAGAAAGTGACATGATCAAAAAATCGACAACACTAGTAGGGTTTAGTGGTGAAACAAAGCGCACATTGGGAGAAATCACATTGCCAACGTACGCGCAAGGGGTCAACCTATTGGAGATTCTGTATAATAGATGTCGACTTGATATACAACATAATCATGGGAAGGCCTTGGATTCATAA
- the LOC141680054 gene encoding uncharacterized protein LOC141680054 — translation MTSCWIDPIKTHLMTGWLPDDAQEVRQLSVRALRYSLIEGLMYKRSFVIPYLKCLRPLEAEEVLKESQEGICGQHLGGRALSHKITRLRFYMPTMFADANAYIKNVTDVREFTEYCNNNNIKLHFGWTSIGKQAGGSC, via the exons ATGACGAGTTGTTGGATTGATCCAATCAAGACTCACCTTATGACCGGATGGCTCCCCGATGATGCCCAGGAGGTACGCCAGTTATCAGTGAGAGCATTGAGATATTCTTTAATTGAAGGCCTCATGTACAAAAGGTCTTTCGTCATTCCATATTTGAAGTGCCTGAGACCCCTTGAAGCTGAAGAGGTGCTTAAAGAATCCCAagaaggtatttgtggacaacacttggggggcagggcccttTCTCACAAGATAACTCGATTGAGATTCTACATGCCAACAATGTTTGCGGATGCAAATGCTTATATAAAAAATGTGACAGATGTCAGAG AGTTCACGGAGTACTGTAATAATAACAACATAAAGCTTCACTTCGGTTGGACATCCATAGGCAAACAGGCAGGCGGGAGTTGCTAA